The region AGCCCAACTCACCAACCTCATCGGCGATTTCGAACCTACCGTTATACTGACTCACAGCGAAAAAGACCCGTTCAACCCCGATCATCCGCTGGCGTTTCAGGCGGTGCAACGGGCACGATTACTGTCGTCGGGAGCGGGTGTGCCGAGCGCGTTCAAAAACATCGATCCGCCGGTCTGGTACTCGTTTGAGCCGCACCAGCCCGAACTATGTGGTTTTGTGCCAGATACCTTTGTGGATATTACATCGGTAATGGAAAAGAAGCGGGCGGCTATGGCCTGCATGGGTGCACAAACCTACCTGCGCGATTACTATGCGGAACTAGCCTCCCGACGTGCCAACCACGCCCGCCGAATTTCGGGACAAAAGCACATTCAGTTCGCCGAAGCGCATCAACGTCAGGTGCCAAGAGTAACAGGGAGTATTTTCTAAAATGTATGCCGCAGAGATGCACTTTTTGTTACACAGAGATTCACGGAGAAAACACAGAGATACACAGAGAAATATCAAAAAAACTCCGAGTATCTCTGTGTTTTCTCCGTGAATCTCTGTGTAACAACCTTTGACATGAACCATCAACTCGCACAATTCTCTACCGCCACCCTGCACGAAGCACTCGGCAAAGCAGGCAACTTACCCTCGGCCATCAAACCGATCGCGCCCGGCATGAAGATATGTGGCCCGGCCTACACAGTGCAGACGATACCGGGCGACAATAAACTACTGCATCGGGCCTACGCCTACGCACAGCCGGGTGATGTACTTGTAGCGCACTGCTCCGACTATTACGAAGCGGGCTACTGGGGCGATTTAATGAGTCTGGGTGCCAAAACAAAAGGCCTCGCCGGGTTGGTCATCGACGCCTGTGTCCGCGATGCCGACGACATCGAAGCGATGGGTTTTCCGGTGTTCAGCCGGGGGCTGTGCATCAAGGGTACGTCGAGTATCGAAGGCGGCCGATTGAACGAGCCCGTCGTTATTGGTGGCGTTGTGGTTCATCCCGGCGACATCATTGTGGGTGACCGCGATGGCGTTGTTGTGGTACCGAAAAACCGCGTCCAGGAGGTAGTTGAAAAGGCGACCGCCCGCGAAACCCGCGAAGAATCCATCCGCGAACAACTCCGACAAGGCAAAACATCTATTCAAATTTATGGGTGGGAATAACCAAATGAAAATCGCACTACTTGGGCTGGGAGAAGCGGGGAGTAGTTTCGCTAATGACTTAGCCAGCCTGGGCGTAACCGTTGTCGGCTATGACCCGGCTCTTAAACGGGATTTATCACCGGCCGTAACCCTGGCCTACAGCAATGCAGAAGCGGTCCTGAACGCCGATGTAATTCTAAGCGTCAACCTTTCGGCAGTGGCGGAAACCATTGCGGCCGAGGTGTTGCCGGTTCTTCGACCGGGGCAATTGTATGCCGAAATGAACACCGCTTCGCCCGACACCAAACGCCGGGTCGAAGCCATCATCAGCCCCTCCGGCGCTCAGGTTGTGGATGTTGCCATCATGGCACCCGTACCCCCCAAAGGCATTTTAACGCCGTTTCTGGTGTCAGGTCCCGGTGCCGATCGGTTTGCGGAACTACTGCTTCCATTGGGAATGAACATAAGCGTGGTAAGCGACCAGACGGGCGAGGCCGCCACCCGAAAGCTGCTCCGGTCCATTGTGTACAAGGGCATTGCCGCCGTCATTGGCGAAGCTGTAGACGCCGGTCGCTCGTTTGGGCTGGAGCCGTACATTCGGGAGCAGATTCTGTCTGTAGTCGGTGGCAACGACGCCTTGATCGACCGTTTTCTGGAAGGCAGCAAAACCCACGCCCTCCGCCGAAGTCATGAGCTCGAAGCCGTTGTTGCCATGCTCGGCGCACAGCATGTTGAGCCGGTGATGTCGCGGGCC is a window of Spirosoma linguale DSM 74 DNA encoding:
- a CDS encoding LmbE family protein (PFAM: LmbE family protein~KEGG: ppf:Pput_1362 LmbE family protein), with product MKKLLIIGAHSGDFVWRAAGTIAKALEEGAETLVVALSYGERGESGELWKEDTKRTVDSVKAIRHEQAQQAADILGTPIQFLDWGDYPMLLTDERVAQLTNLIGDFEPTVILTHSEKDPFNPDHPLAFQAVQRARLLSSGAGVPSAFKNIDPPVWYSFEPHQPELCGFVPDTFVDITSVMEKKRAAMACMGAQTYLRDYYAELASRRANHARRISGQKHIQFAEAHQRQVPRVTGSIF
- a CDS encoding Dimethylmenaquinone methyltransferase (PFAM: Dimethylmenaquinone methyltransferase~KEGG: reu:Reut_B5772 dimethylmenaquinone methyltransferase), producing MNHQLAQFSTATLHEALGKAGNLPSAIKPIAPGMKICGPAYTVQTIPGDNKLLHRAYAYAQPGDVLVAHCSDYYEAGYWGDLMSLGAKTKGLAGLVIDACVRDADDIEAMGFPVFSRGLCIKGTSSIEGGRLNEPVVIGGVVVHPGDIIVGDRDGVVVVPKNRVQEVVEKATARETREESIREQLRQGKTSIQIYGWE
- a CDS encoding 6-phosphogluconate dehydrogenase NAD-binding protein (PFAM: 6-phosphogluconate dehydrogenase NAD-binding~KEGG: spe:Spro_2089 phosphogluconate dehydrogenase, NAD-binding, putative-like protein); this translates as MGGNNQMKIALLGLGEAGSSFANDLASLGVTVVGYDPALKRDLSPAVTLAYSNAEAVLNADVILSVNLSAVAETIAAEVLPVLRPGQLYAEMNTASPDTKRRVEAIISPSGAQVVDVAIMAPVPPKGILTPFLVSGPGADRFAELLLPLGMNISVVSDQTGEAATRKLLRSIVYKGIAAVIGEAVDAGRSFGLEPYIREQILSVVGGNDALIDRFLEGSKTHALRRSHELEAVVAMLGAQHVEPVMSRATLTSLENLIERTQP